Proteins from a genomic interval of Pseudomonas asplenii:
- the hutU gene encoding urocanate hydratase: MTENTQKPTATFTKRRDVEIRAARGNKLTAKSWLTEAPLRMLMNNLDPQVAENPKELVVYGGIGRAARNWECYDKIVESLTNLNDDETLLVQSGKPVGVFKTHSNAPRVLIANSNLVPHWATWEHFNELDAKGLAMYGQMTAGSWIYIGSQGIVQGTYETFVEAGRQHYDNNLKGRWVLTAGLGGMGGAQPLAATLAGACSLNIECQQISIDFRLKTRYVDEQAKDLDDALARIAKYTAEGKAISIALCGNAAEILPELVRRGVRPDMVTDQTSAHDPLNGYLPAGWTWEEYRARALTEPAAVVKAAKQSMAVHVKAMLAFQQQGIPTFDYGNNIRQMAQEEGVENAFDFPGFVPAYIRPLFCRGIGPFRWAALSGDPQDIYKTDAKVKELIPDDAHLHNWLDMARERISFQGLPARICWVGLGLRAKLGLAFNEMVRSGELSAPVVIGRDHLDSGSVASPNRETESMQDGSDAVSDWPLLNALLNTASGATWVSLHHGGGVGMGFSQHSGMVIVCDGTDEAAERIARVLHNDPATGVMRHADAGYQIAIDCAKEQGLNLPMITGK; the protein is encoded by the coding sequence GTGACTGAGAATACCCAGAAACCTACCGCCACCTTTACCAAGCGCCGTGACGTCGAGATCCGTGCCGCCCGTGGCAACAAGCTGACCGCCAAAAGCTGGCTGACCGAAGCGCCGCTGCGGATGCTGATGAACAACCTCGACCCGCAAGTGGCCGAGAACCCCAAGGAACTGGTGGTCTACGGTGGTATCGGTCGTGCTGCGCGCAACTGGGAGTGCTATGACAAGATCGTCGAGAGCCTGACCAACCTCAATGACGACGAGACTCTGCTGGTGCAATCCGGCAAACCGGTCGGCGTGTTCAAGACCCACAGCAACGCCCCCCGCGTACTGATCGCCAACTCCAACCTGGTGCCACATTGGGCCACCTGGGAGCACTTCAACGAACTGGATGCCAAGGGCCTGGCCATGTACGGCCAGATGACTGCCGGCAGCTGGATCTACATCGGCAGCCAGGGCATCGTCCAGGGCACCTATGAAACCTTCGTCGAAGCTGGTCGCCAGCACTACGACAACAACCTCAAGGGCCGCTGGGTCCTGACCGCCGGCCTGGGCGGCATGGGCGGGGCCCAGCCGCTGGCCGCGACCCTGGCCGGTGCCTGCTCGCTGAACATCGAATGCCAGCAGATCAGCATCGATTTCCGTCTCAAGACCCGCTACGTCGACGAGCAGGCCAAAGACCTCGATGACGCCCTGGCCCGCATCGCCAAGTACACCGCCGAAGGCAAGGCGATTTCCATCGCCCTGTGCGGCAACGCCGCCGAAATCCTCCCGGAACTGGTTCGTCGCGGCGTGCGCCCGGACATGGTCACCGACCAGACCAGCGCCCATGACCCGCTCAACGGTTACCTGCCGGCTGGCTGGACCTGGGAAGAGTACCGTGCCCGTGCGCTGACCGAGCCGGCGGCGGTGGTCAAGGCGGCCAAGCAATCGATGGCGGTACACGTCAAGGCGATGCTGGCGTTCCAGCAGCAGGGCATCCCGACCTTCGACTATGGCAACAACATTCGCCAGATGGCTCAGGAAGAAGGCGTCGAAAACGCGTTCGACTTCCCAGGTTTCGTTCCGGCCTACATCCGTCCGCTGTTCTGCCGGGGTATCGGCCCGTTCCGCTGGGCCGCGCTGTCGGGCGATCCGCAGGACATCTACAAGACCGACGCCAAGGTCAAGGAACTGATCCCCGACGACGCCCACCTGCACAACTGGCTGGACATGGCGCGCGAGCGCATCAGCTTCCAGGGCCTGCCGGCGCGGATCTGCTGGGTGGGTCTGGGCCTGCGCGCCAAGCTCGGCCTGGCGTTCAACGAAATGGTGCGCAGCGGCGAGCTGTCGGCGCCGGTCGTGATTGGTCGCGATCACCTCGACTCCGGTTCGGTTGCAAGCCCCAACCGTGAAACCGAGTCGATGCAGGACGGTTCCGACGCCGTGTCCGACTGGCCGCTGCTCAACGCCCTGCTCAATACCGCCAGCGGCGCGACCTGGGTTTCCCTGCACCACGGTGGTGGCGTTGGCATGGGCTTCTCGCAGCACTCGGGCATGGTGATCGTCTGTGACGGTACTGACGAGGCGGCCGAGCGTATCGCCCGCGTGCTGCACAACGACCCGGCCACGGGTGTCATGCGTCACGCCGATGCCGGTTACCAGATCGCCATCGATTGCGCGAAGGAGCAGGGCCTGAACCTGCCGATGATCACCGGCAAGTAA
- a CDS encoding HutD/Ves family protein, whose protein sequence is MSSLKVLRAADYPRMPWKNGGGSTEEITRDVGDGLEGFGWRLSIADIGESGGFSSFAGYERIITVLQGAGMTLQVDGQRTRALLPLDPFAFNGASQVNCTLLDGAIRDFNLIYAPDRYSARLQWLEAAQPKRFFTSAAVLLIFSVCDQLHVGLADNAYEVLGRHDCLRLDGSVGLQEVAVTGRCCVIELIPV, encoded by the coding sequence ATGAGTTCATTGAAAGTCTTGCGTGCGGCGGACTACCCGCGCATGCCGTGGAAAAACGGCGGTGGCAGCACCGAAGAGATCACCCGCGACGTAGGCGACGGGCTGGAAGGGTTCGGGTGGCGGCTGTCGATTGCCGATATCGGTGAGTCGGGCGGCTTCTCCAGCTTTGCCGGCTACGAGCGGATCATCACCGTGCTGCAGGGCGCGGGCATGACCCTGCAGGTCGACGGTCAGCGCACCCGGGCGCTGCTGCCACTGGACCCGTTTGCCTTCAATGGCGCGAGCCAGGTCAACTGCACGCTGCTCGACGGCGCGATCCGTGACTTCAACCTCATCTACGCCCCGGACCGCTACAGTGCCCGTCTGCAGTGGCTGGAGGCCGCGCAGCCCAAGCGCTTTTTCACTTCGGCGGCGGTGCTGCTGATCTTCAGTGTCTGCGACCAGTTGCATGTCGGCTTGGCCGACAATGCTTATGAAGTGCTCGGGCGGCATGACTGCCTGCGGCTGGACGGTAGCGTCGGGCTTCAGGAAGTGGCGGTGACGGGGCGTTGCTGCGTGATCGAATTGATCCCTGTCTGA
- a CDS encoding DUF3999 domain-containing protein, with product MIRTLSPGCLGVLLLCLSAPLLAQEKPLDYATLVPLTVSGEGPWYRLELPLALQAQARQADLNDVRVFNAAGEPQAYALVKEQAQSTQQRSQTDVKWFPLFSSADAPQAAPSVRVQATTSGTLVEVSPTSQLEAGEEVLRGWLLDASAIKAPLQQLVLDWTSEREGFQRFSIEASDDLQHWQSWGDGQVARLSFADERIEQREVNLPGQSARYLRLLWQSPQSAPVLSAAQLVSSTSSLSVSPLVWSQPLAGSTTQAGEYTWTLPTGLDLEQVRVQLAQPNSLAPVRLYGRRTGNQAWQALTSGLLYRLTQGGEEVQQDTLELSGDTVAQLKLVVDERGGGLGATAPALSYAVHPTQLVFLARGNGPYSLALGNATVNAANLPLSTLIPDYSPQRLAGIGKATAGTAQAVAPQVPQTVTPPATDWKKIGLWAVLLLGVAALGGMAFSMLRKPQA from the coding sequence TTGATTCGCACGTTGAGCCCGGGTTGCCTGGGCGTGCTGCTGTTGTGCCTGAGCGCGCCATTGCTGGCCCAGGAAAAACCCTTGGATTACGCCACTCTGGTGCCCTTGACCGTGAGCGGTGAAGGCCCCTGGTACCGACTGGAGCTGCCGCTGGCTTTGCAGGCGCAGGCCCGTCAGGCCGACTTGAACGACGTTCGGGTATTCAACGCGGCAGGCGAGCCCCAGGCCTATGCCCTGGTCAAGGAGCAGGCGCAGTCGACGCAACAGCGCAGCCAGACCGATGTGAAGTGGTTCCCGCTCTTCAGCTCGGCCGATGCGCCCCAGGCGGCACCCAGCGTGCGTGTCCAGGCGACGACCAGCGGTACGCTGGTCGAGGTGAGCCCTACCAGCCAACTGGAGGCCGGTGAGGAAGTGCTGCGTGGCTGGTTGCTCGATGCCAGTGCGATCAAGGCGCCGTTGCAGCAGTTGGTGCTTGATTGGACCAGTGAGCGCGAGGGTTTCCAGCGTTTCAGTATCGAGGCCAGCGACGATCTGCAACATTGGCAGTCCTGGGGCGATGGCCAGGTGGCGCGACTGTCCTTTGCCGACGAACGCATCGAGCAGCGTGAAGTGAACCTGCCCGGTCAGTCGGCGCGCTACCTGCGTTTGTTGTGGCAGTCGCCGCAGTCGGCACCGGTGTTGAGTGCGGCGCAGTTGGTGAGCAGCACCAGCAGCCTGTCGGTGTCGCCGCTGGTCTGGTCGCAGCCGTTGGCTGGCAGCACCACCCAGGCAGGCGAGTACACCTGGACGTTACCCACCGGGCTGGATCTGGAACAGGTCCGGGTCCAGCTGGCCCAGCCCAACAGCCTGGCGCCGGTGCGTCTGTACGGTCGGCGTACGGGCAATCAGGCATGGCAGGCCCTGACCAGCGGCTTGCTCTATCGGCTGACGCAGGGTGGCGAGGAGGTGCAGCAGGACACGCTGGAGCTTTCCGGTGACACCGTTGCGCAATTGAAACTGGTGGTCGATGAGCGTGGTGGTGGGCTTGGCGCGACCGCTCCGGCCTTGAGTTATGCCGTGCACCCGACACAACTGGTGTTCCTGGCACGGGGTAACGGGCCGTATTCCCTGGCGTTGGGGAATGCGACGGTCAATGCGGCGAACCTGCCGCTGTCGACGTTGATCCCCGACTACAGTCCGCAGCGTCTGGCCGGGATCGGCAAGGCCACTGCGGGCACGGCGCAGGCGGTGGCGCCGCAAGTTCCGCAGACCGTGACGCCGCCGGCGACCGACTGGAAGAAGATCGGCTTGTGGGCGGTGCTGCTGTTGGGCGTGGCGGCGCTGGGTGGCATGGCGTTCAGCATGCTGCGCAAGCCGCAGGCCTGA
- the hutC gene encoding histidine utilization repressor — protein MGESPAPLYARVKQMITQQIDSGNWPPHYRVPSESELVEQLGYSRMTINRALREMTAEGLLVRMQGVGTFVAEPKTQSALFEVHNIADEIASRGHRHSCKIITLGEEAAGSERAVALDMREGQKVFHSLIVHFENDIPVQIEDRFVNALVAPDYLKQDFTLQTPYAYLSQVAPLTEGEHVVEAILADATECELLQIEPGEPCLMIRRRTWSGRQPVTAARLIHPGSRHRLEGRFTK, from the coding sequence ATGGGCGAAAGTCCGGCGCCGTTATATGCCCGTGTCAAACAGATGATCACCCAGCAGATCGACAGCGGAAACTGGCCGCCGCATTACCGCGTGCCGTCCGAGAGCGAGTTGGTGGAGCAGTTGGGCTACAGCCGCATGACCATCAACCGCGCCCTGCGGGAAATGACCGCCGAAGGCTTGCTGGTGCGTATGCAGGGTGTCGGCACTTTCGTCGCCGAGCCCAAGACCCAGTCGGCGCTGTTCGAGGTGCATAACATCGCCGACGAGATCGCCTCGCGCGGTCATCGCCACAGCTGCAAGATCATCACCCTCGGTGAAGAGGCTGCCGGCTCCGAGCGGGCTGTGGCCCTGGACATGCGCGAAGGGCAGAAGGTCTTTCACTCGCTGATCGTGCATTTCGAGAACGACATCCCGGTGCAGATCGAGGATCGTTTCGTCAACGCGTTGGTGGCGCCGGACTACCTCAAGCAGGATTTCACCCTGCAAACGCCCTACGCCTATCTGTCCCAGGTCGCACCGCTGACCGAGGGCGAGCACGTGGTCGAAGCCATTCTCGCCGATGCCACCGAATGCGAGTTGCTGCAGATCGAGCCGGGCGAGCCGTGCCTGATGATTCGTCGGCGGACCTGGTCCGGTCGCCAGCCGGTGACGGCCGCTCGCCTGATCCACCCCGGTTCCCGTCATCGTCTGGAAGGACGTTTTACCAAATGA
- a CDS encoding formimidoylglutamate deiminase, whose amino-acid sequence MSAFFAERALLPSGWAKNVRLEVDAAGVLARVQADSHAEDAERLGGPLLPGMPNLHSHAFQSAMAGLAEVAGNPNDSFWTWRDLMYRLVGKISPEQMGIIARQLYIEMLKAGYTSVAEFHYVHHDTNGQPYADPAELALRISQAATDAGIGLTLLPVLYSHSGFGGQAPNEGQRRFINSTENYLKLQTRLQPLLAKTPAQALGLCFHSLRAVTPQQISEVLAASDRQCPVHIHIAEQQKEVDDCLSWSGKRPLQWLYDNVEVDQRWCLVHATHADTEEVSRMARSRAIAGLCLTTEANLGDGIFPAVDFLAQGGRLGIGSDSHVSLSVVEELRWLEYGQRLRDQRRNRLYRADQPMVGRTLFDAALDGGAQALGQAIGGLAVGKRADWLVLDGNDPYLATAEDDGILNRWLFAGGDRQVRDVMVNGQWAVRGGRHAGEQESARAFAQVLRELLS is encoded by the coding sequence ATGTCCGCCTTCTTTGCCGAACGCGCGCTGCTGCCTAGTGGATGGGCCAAAAACGTACGTCTTGAGGTCGATGCCGCAGGCGTACTGGCCCGGGTCCAGGCCGACTCCCATGCAGAAGACGCTGAACGGCTGGGCGGCCCGCTGCTGCCGGGCATGCCGAACCTGCACTCCCACGCTTTTCAGAGCGCAATGGCCGGGCTGGCGGAAGTGGCCGGCAACCCGAACGACAGTTTCTGGACCTGGCGCGACCTGATGTACCGTCTGGTGGGCAAGATCAGCCCCGAGCAGATGGGCATCATCGCCCGCCAGCTCTATATCGAGATGCTCAAGGCCGGCTACACCTCGGTCGCCGAGTTTCACTATGTGCACCACGATACCAACGGTCAACCCTACGCTGATCCGGCGGAACTCGCCTTGCGCATCAGCCAGGCCGCCACGGACGCCGGGATCGGCCTGACGCTGTTGCCGGTGCTCTACAGCCACTCCGGGTTCGGCGGCCAGGCCCCCAACGAAGGCCAGCGGCGCTTTATCAACAGCACCGAAAATTACCTGAAACTGCAGACACGTCTACAGCCGTTGCTGGCAAAAACCCCGGCCCAGGCCCTGGGCTTGTGCTTCCATTCGCTGCGGGCGGTGACCCCACAGCAGATCAGCGAAGTGCTGGCCGCCAGCGACCGGCAATGCCCGGTGCACATCCACATCGCCGAGCAGCAGAAGGAAGTCGACGACTGCCTGAGCTGGAGCGGCAAGCGGCCGTTGCAATGGCTCTACGACAATGTCGAGGTGGACCAGCGCTGGTGCCTGGTGCACGCCACCCATGCCGATACCGAGGAAGTCAGCCGCATGGCCCGCAGCCGGGCGATTGCCGGGCTGTGCCTGACCACCGAAGCCAACCTCGGTGACGGGATTTTCCCGGCGGTGGACTTCCTCGCCCAGGGTGGACGGCTGGGTATTGGTTCCGACAGCCATGTGTCATTGAGCGTGGTCGAGGAACTGCGTTGGCTGGAATATGGCCAGCGCCTGCGCGACCAGCGCCGCAACCGTCTGTACCGTGCCGATCAGCCGATGGTCGGGCGCACGCTGTTTGACGCGGCACTGGACGGCGGTGCCCAGGCGCTCGGCCAGGCCATCGGCGGCCTGGCAGTGGGCAAGCGCGCCGACTGGCTGGTGCTCGACGGCAACGACCCGTACCTGGCGACAGCCGAGGACGACGGCATTCTCAATCGCTGGCTGTTCGCTGGCGGTGATCGTCAGGTGCGTGACGTGATGGTCAACGGCCAGTGGGCGGTACGCGGGGGCCGGCATGCGGGCGAACAGGAAAGTGCGCGGGCGTTTGCCCAGGTGTTGCGTGAATTGCTGAGCTGA
- a CDS encoding class 1 fructose-bisphosphatase, with translation MSRVTLSRYLIEQTRSNNTPADLRFLIEVVARACKEISHAVSKGALGGVLGSMGTENVQGEVQKKLDVLSNEILLEANEWGGHLAGMASEEMDNAYQIPGKYPKGAYLLVFDPLDGSSNIDINAPVGTIFSVLRCPNEYLSQNEALNEKAFLQPGTQQVAAGYAIYGPQTMLILTLGDGVKGFTLDREMGSFVLTHEDITIPASTQEFAINMSNQRHWEAPVQRYVDELLAGEEGPLKKNYNMRWVAAMVADVHRILTRGGLFMYPRDSREPSKPGKLRLMYEANPMSFLIEQAGGASTDGHQRILDIQPEGLHQRVAVFLGSKEEVERVTAYHKA, from the coding sequence ATGTCCCGCGTTACCCTGAGTCGCTATTTGATTGAGCAGACCCGCAGCAACAATACGCCTGCCGATCTGCGTTTCCTGATCGAAGTGGTCGCGCGCGCCTGTAAGGAAATCAGCCATGCCGTCTCCAAGGGCGCGCTGGGTGGTGTCCTGGGCAGCATGGGCACCGAGAACGTGCAGGGCGAAGTACAGAAGAAACTCGACGTGCTGTCCAACGAAATCCTGCTCGAAGCCAACGAGTGGGGCGGCCACCTGGCCGGCATGGCGTCCGAGGAAATGGACAACGCCTACCAGATTCCCGGCAAGTACCCGAAAGGCGCCTACCTGCTGGTATTCGACCCACTGGACGGCTCGTCGAACATCGATATCAACGCGCCGGTCGGTACCATTTTCTCGGTGTTGCGTTGCCCGAACGAATACCTGAGCCAGAACGAAGCCCTGAACGAAAAGGCTTTCCTGCAGCCGGGTACCCAACAGGTCGCTGCCGGCTACGCGATCTACGGCCCACAGACCATGCTGATCCTGACCCTGGGCGATGGCGTCAAGGGCTTCACCCTGGACCGTGAAATGGGCAGCTTCGTGCTGACTCACGAAGACATCACCATCCCGGCTTCCACCCAGGAATTCGCGATCAACATGTCCAACCAGCGCCACTGGGAAGCCCCGGTACAGCGTTACGTCGACGAGTTGCTGGCCGGTGAAGAAGGTCCGCTGAAAAAGAACTACAACATGCGCTGGGTTGCCGCCATGGTGGCCGACGTGCATCGCATCCTGACCCGTGGTGGCCTGTTCATGTACCCACGCGACAGCCGTGAGCCATCCAAGCCGGGCAAGCTGCGCCTGATGTACGAAGCCAACCCGATGTCCTTCCTGATCGAGCAGGCGGGCGGTGCTTCCACCGACGGCCACCAGCGTATCCTCGACATCCAGCCCGAAGGTCTGCACCAGCGCGTGGCGGTGTTCCTCGGTTCGAAGGAAGAAGTGGAGCGGGTCACCGCTTACCACAAGGCATAA
- a CDS encoding lipocalin family protein, with protein MLRLVVTLLAGLLLAGCATSGDDLAPKTAGHVDLKRYQGTWYEMARMPMYFQRNCAQSEARYSLMPDGKMAVFNRCLTEQWTWEEAKGTATPQIEGQTDKLWVRFDNWFTALLPGVAKGNYWILYVSDDYHNAIVGDPSRRYLWLLSRSPKINVDTREDLLSRARQQGYDTTRLIWRTPDSKMPN; from the coding sequence ATGTTGCGTTTAGTGGTTACTCTTTTGGCTGGCTTGTTGCTGGCCGGTTGCGCCACGTCTGGTGACGATCTGGCGCCCAAGACCGCAGGTCATGTCGACCTCAAGCGTTACCAGGGCACCTGGTACGAAATGGCGCGGATGCCGATGTATTTCCAGCGCAACTGTGCGCAGTCCGAGGCCCGCTACAGTCTGATGCCCGACGGAAAGATGGCGGTGTTCAACCGCTGCCTGACCGAGCAGTGGACATGGGAGGAGGCCAAGGGCACGGCGACGCCGCAGATCGAAGGGCAGACCGACAAGCTCTGGGTGCGTTTTGACAACTGGTTCACCGCTTTGCTGCCCGGCGTGGCAAAGGGTAACTACTGGATTCTCTATGTCAGCGATGACTATCACAACGCGATTGTCGGCGACCCGAGCCGGCGTTACCTGTGGTTGTTGTCGCGCAGCCCCAAGATCAATGTTGACACCCGCGAGGACCTGCTGAGCAGGGCGCGGCAGCAGGGCTATGACACCACCCGGCTGATCTGGCGTACGCCGGATTCGAAGATGCCCAACTGA
- a CDS encoding methyl-accepting chemotaxis protein — MLNSDQQANRTSSVAAAINQLGAAAQEIAQNAALASQHSSEARNLAEDGQHVVDKTIGAIQQLSAQISDSCGNIETLNSNTVNIGQILEVITSISQQTNLLALNAAIEAARAGEAGRGFAVVADEVRNLAHRTQDSAQQVQKMIEALQVGAREAVTIMTDSQRQSENSVGIANQAGERLGSVTQRIGEIDGMNQSVATATEEQTAVVESINVDITEINTLNQEGVENLQATLRACADLQQQAARLKQLVGSFRI; from the coding sequence ATGCTCAACTCCGACCAGCAGGCCAACCGCACCAGCAGCGTGGCGGCGGCCATCAACCAGCTCGGCGCCGCAGCCCAGGAAATCGCCCAGAACGCCGCCCTTGCCTCGCAGCATTCGAGCGAAGCACGCAACCTCGCCGAAGACGGTCAGCACGTGGTAGACAAGACCATCGGCGCGATCCAGCAACTGTCGGCACAGATCAGTGACTCCTGCGGCAATATCGAGACCCTGAACAGCAACACGGTGAACATCGGCCAGATCCTCGAAGTGATCACCAGCATTTCCCAGCAGACCAACCTGCTGGCGCTCAACGCGGCCATCGAAGCGGCGCGGGCCGGTGAAGCCGGGCGCGGATTTGCCGTGGTTGCCGACGAAGTGCGCAACCTCGCCCATCGCACCCAGGATTCGGCGCAGCAGGTGCAGAAGATGATCGAGGCGTTGCAGGTCGGCGCCCGCGAGGCGGTCACCATCATGACCGACAGCCAGCGCCAGAGCGAAAACAGCGTCGGCATCGCCAACCAGGCAGGCGAACGACTGGGCAGCGTGACCCAGCGAATCGGCGAAATCGATGGTATGAACCAATCGGTGGCGACCGCCACCGAGGAACAGACTGCCGTGGTGGAATCGATCAACGTCGATATCACCGAGATCAACACCCTCAACCAGGAAGGCGTGGAGAACCTGCAGGCCACCTTGCGCGCCTGTGCCGACCTGCAACAGCAGGCGGCACGCCTGAAGCAACTGGTGGGAAGTTTCCGGATCTGA
- a CDS encoding Abi family protein, with amino-acid sequence MRCFGKPAIGVPEQLALLKQRGLSIQDESKAHCFLEAVSFFRLTPYMRPFQLADDVDHGFRPGASLRLLTRLYDFDRRLRLLVIDAIERVEVAARAAISNHMGPRYGSHWYLESHIFQESYRHQALLETIARKQEEARRDYERECRRIDASKASDQRKEQLKTLRSRESYARHYALNYSSPTLMPAWAAMEEITLGDLSHLFKGLARDADKKAIARSFALPGPLLQSWLHCLTTIRNICAHHARLWNRELGIRPELPRTVSFPWPQHLQRSGQHSRVFVVLCILNLLMRQVAPHTRWDRRMHELLGEFPEINLAAMGFPPDWQCDPYWLVLG; translated from the coding sequence ATGAGGTGTTTTGGTAAGCCTGCTATCGGCGTTCCCGAGCAGTTGGCTTTGCTGAAGCAGCGCGGCCTGAGCATTCAGGATGAAAGCAAGGCACATTGTTTTCTGGAGGCCGTCAGCTTCTTTCGTCTGACGCCCTATATGCGCCCTTTTCAGCTGGCCGACGATGTGGACCACGGGTTCCGGCCCGGAGCCAGTCTGCGCCTCTTGACTCGTCTGTACGATTTTGATCGCAGACTACGCTTGCTGGTGATCGATGCCATTGAGCGCGTTGAAGTCGCCGCCCGTGCCGCTATCAGCAATCACATGGGGCCACGTTATGGCTCTCATTGGTACCTTGAGAGCCACATTTTCCAGGAAAGCTATCGTCATCAGGCGCTGCTCGAAACCATTGCTCGCAAGCAGGAAGAAGCTCGCCGCGACTATGAGAGAGAGTGTCGCCGTATCGATGCCTCCAAGGCCTCTGATCAGCGCAAGGAGCAATTGAAGACGCTGCGTTCCAGAGAAAGCTATGCGCGACACTATGCCCTGAATTACAGCAGCCCGACCCTGATGCCAGCATGGGCTGCGATGGAGGAAATCACGCTGGGTGATCTCTCGCATTTGTTCAAAGGGCTAGCTCGCGATGCTGACAAAAAAGCGATTGCTCGTAGTTTCGCTCTGCCTGGGCCGCTCCTGCAGTCATGGTTGCACTGCCTGACGACCATTCGAAACATTTGTGCCCACCATGCGCGGCTCTGGAATCGTGAGCTGGGAATCCGTCCGGAGCTACCCAGGACGGTCAGCTTTCCATGGCCACAACATTTGCAGCGGTCTGGTCAGCATTCACGTGTGTTTGTCGTTTTGTGCATCCTGAATCTATTGATGCGGCAAGTGGCTCCTCATACTCGTTGGGATAGGCGCATGCATGAGTTGCTGGGCGAGTTTCCAGAGATCAATCTTGCTGCAATGGGTTTTCCTCCTGATTGGCAATGCGACCCTTACTGGCTTGTTCTAGGCTGA